A single genomic interval of Helianthus annuus cultivar XRQ/B chromosome 13, HanXRQr2.0-SUNRISE, whole genome shotgun sequence harbors:
- the LOC110901054 gene encoding uncharacterized protein LOC110901054, protein MPLEKLALALVFASRRLRRYFQGHKVTLVADQPLQKVLRKPEQSGRLAKWAVELGEHSLEFKPRTATKGQILADFLAEVPEDEKRELQKWETLEEEERRREDEAVWKLFTDGTSSEEGNGAGITLISPDGVELTYAIRLDFENTNNTAEYEALLAGMRLAQKMKAKHVEAITDSQLVVKQYQGEYEAKDSIMARYVAKVKETAKAFRTFKLEYIPRGKNRKSDALSKLASVAFDHLAKEVKVEVLTSPSLDVTEVATIEGSQETWMTPIVKFLRDGTLPEGEWSARKVRVKALQYELIGEELYRRSYLGPSLKCIDMEEAEYVIREMHEGICGMHSGLRTVVRRAMNAGFYWPRMYETTSEEIKKCDNCQVHAPMTHQHKHPMVPVSTSWPFQK, encoded by the coding sequence ATGCCTCTAGAGAAACTTGCATTAGCCCTGGTCTTTGCGTCTCGGAGGCTCAGAAGATACTTCCAAGGGCATAAGGTCACCTTGGTCGCTGATCAACCCCTCCAGAAAGTGCTTAGAAAACCGGAACAGTCAGGACGACTTGCTAAATGGGCCGTAGAACTAGGAGAACACTCTCTAGAGTTCAAGCCCAGGACAGCCACGAAGGGACAGATACTGGCTGACTTCCTAGCAGAAGTACCCGAGGACGAAAAGAGGGAactacaaaagtgggaaactttGGAGGAAGAAGAAAGAAGGAGGGAGGACGAAGCCGTCTGGAAGTTGTTCACTGATGGAACATCCAGTGAAGAAGGGAATGGTGCAGGCATCACGTTGATAAGCCCCGATGGGGTTGAACTGACATATGCTATAAGGCTGGATTTCGAAAACACCAACAATACCGCCGAATATGAAGCCCTCCTAGCAGGGATGAGATTGGCACAGAAGATGAAAGCAAAACACGTGGAGGCTATTACCGATTCACAGTTGGTAGTGAAGCAGTATCAGGGGGAATATGAAGCAAAGGATAGCATCATGGCTCGGTATGTGGCAAAAGTTAAAGAGACAGCCAAGGCATTCAGAACTTTCAAACTGGAATACATCCCTCGAGGGAAGAACAGGAAATCTGATGCACTCAGCAAGTTAGCTTCAGTAGCATTCGACCACCTCGCGAAGGAGGTCAAAGTAGAGGTCCTGACATCCCCCTCCCTGGACGTAACGGAAGTAGCCACAATCGAAGGTTCCCAAGAAACATGGATGACTCCAATTGTTAAATTCCTCCGGGACGGGACCTTACCTGAGGGGGAGTGGTCGGCCAGAAAGGTAAGAGTCAAAGCCCTACAATATGAACTGATTGGGGAAGAGCTATACCGAAGGTCGTACCTGGGTCCGTCCCTAAAGTGCATAGACATGGAAGAAGCCGAATATGTGATCAGGGAAATGCACGAGGGAATCTGTGGAATGCACTCAGGACTAAGAACGGTTGTAAGAAGGGCAATGAATGCAGGATTCTACTGGCCACGAATGTACGAGACGACATCTGAAGAAATCAAGAAGTGTGATAACTGCCAAGTACATGCACCAATGACCCATCAGCATAAACACCCTATGGTCCCAGTCTCGACATCTTGGCCATTCCAAAAATAG